From a single Rosa rugosa chromosome 7, drRosRugo1.1, whole genome shotgun sequence genomic region:
- the LOC133720734 gene encoding putative FBD-associated F-box protein At5g56700, giving the protein MSNSIINKRVRVPCLPSPAKINFNLSKIQRIKKPESNKVDRISALPDEILVNIVAFLPLDEAQATSILSRRWRYIWKSVLDYTMTLNFDAEKHLSNFASREELAIRWYVDWVDTVLNQYTGRKMKQFRVCYDLDSTFSRSIDGWIHFAMTKGVEMLELDLLEYGVTRRLEYPIYTFPHRLLGIVKESAWKHICSDVPRLSPCACIGFKSLKVLSLKCVDVDGQVLEYMFSNCPVLERLSLGYSPSLVSLRVVGPSIALKYLEIRGCARLESIEICDTNLVSFVYYGNEIHLIVRNVPLLVEVSICESCNNDYILVAFTQLSCCLSQLEILKLIDVILPYKRNPVFPIFTNLKHLELRFYEDDDCILLHLTSFIKASPCLHNLVLELYPLTCRREIEFRKAAKCSHDYLKVVEIFGYHGRKSDCELVKFLTEIAVNLEKIVTDPAHPAERHYCYPKHRRKPDIEVVARAEQSSYDYATIVKKKFLRLGN; this is encoded by the exons ATGTCAAACTCAATTATAAACAAAAGGGTGCGGGTGCCTTGTCTACCCTCTCCGGCCAAG ATTAATTTCAACTTGAGCAAGATACAGAGGATTAAGAAGCCTGAGTCCAACAAGGTGGACCGAATCAGCGCCCTACCAGATGAAATTCTTGTGAATATAGTTGCCTTCTTGCCACTAGATGAAGCACAGGCTACGAGTATCCTTTCTAGGCGATGGCGTTATATCTGGAAGTCTGTGTTGGATTATACCATGACTCTCAACTTTGATGCTGAGAAGCATTTGTCCAATTTTGCATCCCGGGAAGAGTTGGCAATTCGTTGGTATGTCGATTGGGTGGATACAGTGTTGAACCAGTATACAGGCCGAAAAATGAAGCAGTTCAGGGTTTGTTATGATTTGGACAGCACGTTTTCAAGGTCAATTGATGGATGGATTCATTTTGCAATGACAAAAGGAGTTGAAATGCTTGAGTTAGACTTATTAGAATATGGTGTTACTCGCCGTTTGGAGTATCCAATTTATACATTTCCCCACAGACTTTTAGGCATCGTGAAAGAATCTGCTTGGAAGCACATCTGTTCTGATGTTCCTAGGCTAAGTCCTTGTGCATGCATTGGCTTTAAGTCCCTCAAAGTGCTTAGTTTGAAATGTGTTGATGTGGATGGACAAGTTCTTGAGTACATGTTTTCTAATTGTCCAGTTCTTGAACGATTATCACTAGGTTATTCCCCGAGCTTGGTTAGTCTAAGAGTTGTTGGTCCATCAATTGCATTGAAGTACTTAGAAATACGAGGATGTGCTAGACTTGAGAGCATTGAGATCTGTGACACAAACcttgtttcttttgtttattACGGAAATGAGATACACTTGATAGTTAGAAATGTACCACTCCTTGTTGAGGTATCAATTTGTGAGTCTTGTAATAATGATTACATACTGGTCGCCTTCACCCAACTCTCATGCTGTCTCTCTCAACTAGAGATTCTCAAACTAATTGATGTCATACTG CCCTACAAGAGGAATCCTGTATTTCCTATATTCACAAATCTCAAGCATTTGGAATTAAGATTTTATGAAGATGATGATTGCATTCTTCTTCATTTAACTTCTTTCATTAAGGCATCCCCTTGCTTGCACAACCTTGTGCTGGAG TTGTACCCTTTAACATGCCGaagagaaatagaatttagaaaaGCTGCCAAATGCTCCCATGATTACCTAAAGGTAGTGGAAATATTTGGATATCATGGACGCAAAAGTGATTGTGAACTGGTCAAGTTCTTGACAGAGATTGCTGTTAATTTGGAGAAAATTGTTACTGATCCTGCTCATCCTGCTGAACGACATTACTGTTATCCTAAACACAGACGAAAGCCGGATATTGAAGTCGTGGCGAGGGCTGAACAGTCAAGTTATGATTATGCTACCATAGTAAAGAAAAAATTCCTTCGACTTGGGAATTGA